The Drechmeria coniospora strain ARSEF 6962 chromosome 02, whole genome shotgun sequence genome has a segment encoding these proteins:
- a CDS encoding biotin synthase, with protein sequence MARASMLVSAWSSFRHHPSTASQSLLALRAGWRRWQSRSVAAPAEVARAPHQLVPPPARPAESLRQAEADDIFRRAVAAKASRTSWTREEIAAIYYQPLLELAHQAARLPSIVHRRFHSGREVQLCTLMNIKTGGCTEDCSYCAQATRYQKGTGLEAKRVETVEAVLAAARAAKDKGSTRFCMGAAWRDMRGRKSSLRNIADMIRGVRAMGMEVCVTLGMIDSRQARELKDAGLTAYNHNVDTSREFYPSVITTRTYDERLETLSHVRRAGISVCSGGILGLGESSEDRVGLLHTLSTLPTHPESFPVNALVPIKGTPLGDALPVAFTSVLRTVATGRILMPETIIRIAAGRKAMSEEKQALCFMAGANAIFTGDKMLTTDCNGWDEDGAMLGRWGLEPMRSFDKTAAAGADDGACRQRRHEE encoded by the exons ATGGCGAGGGCCTCGATGCTCGTTTCCGCCTGGAGCTCGTTCCGCCACCACCCGTCGACAGCATCACAATCCCTCCTCGCCTTGAGAGCAGGATGGCGCCGGTGGCAGAGCCGTTCGGTtgcggcgccggccgaaGTGGCTAGGGCACCCCATCAGCTCGTGCCCCCTCCCGCGCGGCCTGCCGAGTCTCTTCGGCAAGCAGAGGCGGACGACATCTTtcgccgtgccgtcgccgccaaggcTTCGCGGACGAGCTGGACGCGCGAGGAGATTGCCGCCATCTACTACCAGCcgctcctcgagctggcTCATCAAGCTGCACGTCTCCCc AGCATCGTGCACAGGCGCTTCCACAGCGGCCGCGAGGTCCAGCTCTGCACCCTCATGAACATCAAGACGGGCGGCTGCACCGAGGACTGCTCCTACTGCGCCCAGGCCACGCGCTACCAAAAGGGCACCGGTCTCGAGGCGAAGCGTGTCGAGACGGTCGAAgccgtgctcgccgccgctcgtgcGGCCAAGGACAAGGGAAGCACGCGCTTCTGCATGGGTGCCGCCTGGCGGGACATGCGCGGCCGCAAGTCGTCGCTGCGGAACATTGCCGACATGATCAGGGGCGTGCGTGCCATGGGCATGGAGGTCTGCGTCACCCTCGGCATGATCGACTCGCGCCAAGCCCGCGAGCTCAAGGACGCCGGCCTGACGGCCTACAACCACAACGTCGACACGAGCCGCGAGTTCTACCCCTCCGTCATCACCACGCGCACCTACGACGAGCGCCTCGAGACGCTGAGCCACGTGCGTCGCGCCGGCATCAGCGTCTGCTCCGgtggcatcctcggcctcggcgagtcGTCCGAGGACcgcgtcggcctgctccaTACCCTCTCGACCCTGCCGACCCACCCGGAGAGCTTCCCCGTCAACGCCCTCGTGCCCATCAAGGGGACGccgctcggcgacgccctgcCCGTCGCCTTCACGAGCGTGCTGCGCACCGTCGCGACGGGCCGCATTCTCATGCCCGAGACCATcatccgcatcgccgccggccgcaagGCCATGTCCGAGGAGAAGCAGGCGCTGTGCTTCATGGCCGGTGCCAACGCCATATTCACGGGCGACAAGATGCTGACGACCGACTGCAACGGctgggacgaggacggcgccatGCTTGGCCGCTGGGGGCTGGAGCCCATGAGGAGCTTTGACAagacggccgcggcgggggccgacgacggagcatGTCGGCAACGACGCCACGAGGAATGA
- a CDS encoding aminotransferase, whose protein sequence is MGNTGGLDDIYSSLLARRSSEGRLRRLTVPDPAMVDFSSNDYLSLSTDADIRRAYLSRLRSPSFSLGSGGSRLLDGNTGLAESLEASIAAFHGAPAGLLFNSGFEANVGLFGCCAPRPGDVMVYDELVHASVHDGMRLSRAKRVPFAHNCVRGDARASPNESLDRVLTALAQGEHGTSIRAGGACVFIAVESIYSMDGDAAPLQDIIDCVRERLPRGNGYLIVDEAHSTGWAGARGRGMVSHLGLEDGVWARVHTFGKAMGCAGAIVLCSATTRRYLINYARSLIYTTAMGYPALAAIQTVYEFVESGRAERRRAHLEGLMRHAHGVLASLGARHGVPAEMFRVNRGPPASPIIPLFTTQARRLARHCEGRGFTVRPIVAPTVPPGTDRVRLCLHAGNTVDEVHGLCEAIGDWLRGAWKPEARKTVEAERGQSKL, encoded by the exons CACCGTCCCGGACCCGGCCATGGTGGACTTTTCCTCCAACGACTACCTCTCCCTCTCGACCGATGCCGACATCAGACGAGCGTACCTCTCGCGCTTGCGTTCTCCGTCCTTCTCTctcggctccggcggctCGCGGCTGCTCGACGGAAACACGGGACTTGCCGAATCCCTCGAGGCCAGCATCGCCGCCTTCCACGGCGCACCGGCCGGGCTCCTCTTCAACTCGGGCTTCGAAGCCAACGTGGGCCTCTTCGGCTGCTGTGCGCCCCGGCCCGGCGACGTGATGGTgtacgacgagctcgtccacgCAAGCGTGCACGACGGCATGCGGCTGAGCCGAGCCAAGAGGGTCCCCTTTGCGCACAATTGCGTGAGGGGAGACGCGCGGGCGTCTCCAAACGAGAGCCTCGACCGTGTGCTGACAGCACTCGCTCAGGGTGAGCACGGGACAAGCATCAGGGCGGGCGGTGCCTGcgtcttcatcgccgtcgagagcATCTACAGcatggacggcgacgcggcgcCCCTCCAGGACATTATCGACTGCGTTCGAGAGCGGCTACCGCGGGGGAATGGGTatctcatcgtcgacgaggcccacTCGACCGGCTGGGCGGGAGCACGAGGACGGGGCATGGTTTctcacctcggcctcgaagacGGCGTATGGGCCCGCGTGCACACGTTTGGCAAAGCCATGGGCTGCGCCGGTG CCATCGTTCTCTGCTCCGCCACGACGAGGAGATATCTCATCAACTACGCGCGGAGCCTCATCTacacgacggccatgggcTACcccgcgctcgccgccatccaaACGGTGTACGAATTCGTCGAGAGCGGCCGGGCCGAGCGACGTCGAGCACACCTCGAAGGCCTCATGCGGCATGCCCACGGCGTCCTGGCCTCCCTCGGCGCTCGCCacggcgtgccggccgaAATGTTCCGCGTCAACCGAGGGCCTCCGGCGTCGCCCATCATACCCCTGTTCACGACGCAGGCGAGAAGGCTCGCCCGGCACTgcgaggggagggggttCACGGTACGGCCGATcgtggcgccgacggtgccccCCGGCACCGACCGGGTGCGGCTGTGCCTGCATGCCGGAAAcacggtcgacgaggttcACGGCCTCTGCGAGGCAATTGGGGACTGGCTACGCGGCGCATGGAAGCCGGAGGCGCGCAAGACGGTGGAAGCCGAGAGGGGACAGAGTAAACTGTAG